Proteins found in one Paenibacillus dendritiformis genomic segment:
- a CDS encoding ABC transporter ATP-binding protein gives MLELIRLTKKYGNQTVVDNLSLHVQQGEIVGLLGPNGAGKSTTVSMISTVLAPSSGDILIDHNSIKDHSREIKKIMGVVPQDIALYEPLSAKDNLEFFGCLYGLSGRLLQARVDEVLELIGLFDHRNQDVIEFSGGMKRRVNIGVALMNNPKLLILDEPTVGIDPQSRNHILETVKQLNRETGMTVIYTSHYMEEVEFLCDRVAIMDHGRLLTHGTKEELKQNTGALDTLTVTFHSFDSEAVGKAQHIPGIKKITMENQQLSILVNPQEGNVIDILDSLRSLGAQLASFQYEEVNLEHIFLQVTGKSLRD, from the coding sequence ATGCTTGAGCTAATCCGTCTGACAAAAAAATACGGCAACCAAACGGTTGTCGACAATCTGTCCCTGCACGTGCAGCAAGGGGAAATCGTAGGGCTTCTGGGGCCGAACGGCGCCGGAAAATCTACCACGGTATCCATGATCTCCACGGTGCTGGCGCCAAGCAGCGGAGATATCCTGATCGATCATAATTCGATAAAAGATCATTCGCGGGAAATCAAAAAAATAATGGGCGTCGTGCCCCAGGATATTGCTTTGTATGAACCTTTAAGCGCCAAGGATAATCTGGAGTTTTTTGGTTGCCTGTATGGCTTGAGCGGGCGCTTGTTGCAAGCAAGGGTGGATGAGGTTCTCGAGCTGATCGGTCTATTCGACCACAGAAATCAGGATGTCATTGAGTTTTCCGGCGGGATGAAACGAAGAGTAAATATCGGGGTTGCCCTGATGAACAATCCGAAGCTGTTGATTTTGGACGAGCCTACCGTTGGCATTGATCCGCAATCAAGAAACCATATTTTAGAAACCGTCAAACAACTGAACCGGGAAACCGGAATGACCGTGATTTATACAAGTCATTACATGGAGGAAGTAGAGTTTCTTTGCGATCGGGTCGCCATTATGGATCATGGCAGGCTCCTGACCCATGGCACGAAGGAGGAGCTGAAGCAGAATACGGGAGCTCTGGACACACTGACGGTCACCTTCCATTCCTTCGACAGCGAGGCGGTCGGCAAGGCACAGCATATCCCCGGAATTAAAAAAATCACAATGGAAAATCAGCAGCTGTCGATTCTGGTGAATCCGCAGGAAGGCAATGTGATTGATATATTGGATAGCCTGCGTAGCTTGGGCGCTCAATTGGCCTCCTTCCAATATGAAGAAGTCAATTTGGAGCATATTTTCCTGCAGGTTACCGGCAAATCATTGAGAGATTGA
- a CDS encoding TetR/AcrR family transcriptional regulator, with translation MSMLKEKILQSAIRLFAEKGYQATSIQDIADDCSIAKGSLYKHFASKEDLYIHILELRQQNMMDAVEKIKQKGLSKRETFLEEIACQLDFFIEHGYYISRDHNELPPANNDKIGAVIKQLRINMFRYYQDILVRQYGTMVEGWKWDITALFNGMIREYTFHLLFGYKPLAQKDLALFIAGRMDDLIIGFKQHSPAPLLTDELMKEYADAQFEPENGIQEIRRSALFNTILSIIPDMSVPNARKKDLSEVAAMLRDELEKDQPRGFLIQALLRDLASERELGYYISQLQPLMPDTSGQ, from the coding sequence ATGAGCATGTTAAAGGAAAAAATATTACAATCCGCGATCAGGCTTTTCGCAGAAAAAGGGTACCAAGCGACGTCCATTCAAGATATCGCCGATGATTGCAGCATTGCCAAAGGCTCCTTATATAAGCATTTTGCCTCAAAGGAAGATTTATATATCCATATCCTTGAGCTGCGGCAGCAAAACATGATGGATGCTGTAGAAAAAATTAAACAAAAAGGGTTGTCAAAAAGAGAAACATTCCTTGAGGAGATTGCTTGTCAGCTCGACTTTTTCATAGAGCATGGATATTATATATCACGCGATCATAACGAGCTTCCTCCGGCAAATAACGATAAAATAGGAGCCGTAATTAAGCAGCTCCGGATCAATATGTTTCGTTATTACCAGGATATCTTGGTCCGTCAATACGGGACGATGGTGGAGGGCTGGAAATGGGACATCACGGCTCTGTTTAACGGGATGATAAGGGAATATACCTTTCATTTGCTGTTCGGGTACAAGCCGCTGGCCCAGAAAGATTTGGCCTTGTTTATTGCCGGCCGCATGGATGATCTCATCATTGGCTTTAAGCAGCATTCGCCAGCCCCCCTTCTTACGGATGAACTCATGAAGGAATATGCGGATGCACAATTTGAACCGGAGAACGGCATTCAGGAGATTCGAAGATCTGCCTTGTTCAATACGATATTATCGATCATACCCGATATGTCTGTTCCGAACGCAAGAAAAAAAGATTTATCCGAGGTTGCGGCAATGCTTCGGGATGAGTTGGAAAAAGATCAGCCGAGGGGATTTTTAATACAGGCGCTGCTTCGAGATCTTGCGTCCGAAAGAGAGCTTGGTTATTATATTAGCCAGCTCCAACCGTTGATGCCGGATACAAGCGGGCAGTGA
- a CDS encoding ABC transporter permease, translating to MTVKQLQLMLRNRMALLAVLASPVLLAYFFSVAQADPRPELYIADGDQSPYSARLIDGLRDHQGMGITLAKVTEIRDKVMRHDIAAGLVIESGFGDGMRTEHRPHHIKLIQEQDTGDSGLEAAVAQELAQLLSGQEASHPNPETKNSAAAAGIEAFHAEAVSQRLTGFMLMFLWFAVIQGFRTFIDERENGMLNRLLSTPVRLSKYLLSKVIAAYLFGLLTVGLVQCAGKWMLNIDITDGLGVNMLIWASYLLAITGVVTLLLPWVTNHQSFTVCGSVIMVFTGILGGSFFPVQNPALPDWFRFISRSVPVTWASEGLNGAMSALTPIGLLSGLGLFGLSLSFVLINYRLQRRRTS from the coding sequence ATGACAGTCAAGCAACTGCAGCTGATGCTGCGGAACAGAATGGCCTTGCTGGCGGTACTAGCTTCCCCGGTTCTGCTAGCCTATTTCTTCAGCGTTGCTCAAGCTGACCCTCGTCCAGAGCTTTATATCGCGGATGGAGATCAGAGTCCATACTCGGCGCGGCTTATCGACGGCTTGCGGGATCATCAGGGTATGGGCATTACATTGGCTAAGGTAACTGAGATACGAGACAAAGTCATGCGGCATGACATAGCTGCCGGCCTCGTCATTGAGTCCGGCTTCGGAGACGGCATGCGGACGGAGCATCGTCCTCATCATATCAAGCTGATCCAGGAACAGGATACCGGGGATAGCGGACTGGAGGCTGCAGTCGCACAAGAGCTGGCACAGCTCTTGTCCGGCCAAGAGGCTTCTCACCCTAACCCGGAAACCAAAAATAGCGCAGCGGCGGCTGGCATCGAAGCATTCCATGCCGAAGCCGTCAGCCAGAGGCTTACCGGATTTATGCTTATGTTTCTGTGGTTCGCGGTGATTCAGGGATTCCGGACATTCATTGACGAACGAGAGAACGGGATGCTCAACAGGTTGCTCAGTACGCCGGTTCGTTTGTCGAAATACTTGCTATCCAAGGTGATTGCGGCCTATCTGTTCGGACTTCTTACCGTTGGCCTCGTTCAGTGTGCAGGAAAATGGATGCTTAACATTGACATAACCGATGGACTAGGGGTCAACATGCTGATCTGGGCTTCTTACTTACTGGCAATAACCGGAGTCGTAACGCTGCTTCTGCCGTGGGTGACCAACCACCAAAGCTTTACGGTCTGCGGTTCAGTCATCATGGTGTTCACAGGCATTCTCGGAGGATCGTTTTTCCCTGTTCAGAATCCGGCTCTTCCCGATTGGTTCCGTTTCATCTCCAGATCCGTTCCCGTAACCTGGGCATCGGAAGGGTTGAATGGCGCAATGTCTGCGCTGACTCCGATCGGATTATTGAGCGGCCTCGGTTTGTTCGGCCTATCGCTCTCTTTTGTTCTGATCAACTATCGACTACAAAGACGAAGAACGAGCTGA
- a CDS encoding DHA2 family efflux MFS transporter permease subunit, with translation MHNHSAAHHPPQGGEFSLKQIFAPLLAVIIGTFMVILDSTVVNVAIPTLVEYFDASLQSIQWSVTAYTLALSAVIPLAGWMSDQFQAKRVFLASIGLFTIGSILCAFAQTTEQLIFFRVLQGIGGGMVSPIGMTMVYRLAPPHQRGSVIGMLGIPMLLAPALGPVLSGWLVEYVTWQWIFLINLPIGIAGIVVGRKWLPSFPSMQAPSLDMKGMILGPLAFSMITFGVSEGGVSWTSARTLTGLVIGGLALILFVISCLRHQQPLLELRVFRSSDFTRGIVISWIMQTALFGTVLLFPLLLQQMKEYTPLETGLIMLPQALGSMICMPIAGKIFDKVGARPPLLVGMTLITGALFTMSCLTLDTSLAIIMSALFLLGSGMGLSMMALNTHVLNATPRHLVGRVTPLTSASQQVISSFAIAGFTGYFASRMTANMAHTTAEMKMLQASAASFGETFFLAACIAGAGLIASLFLRKPKQQEAATNEG, from the coding sequence ATGCACAACCATTCTGCAGCACATCATCCTCCCCAAGGCGGTGAATTCTCACTCAAACAGATATTCGCGCCTCTTCTTGCCGTCATCATCGGTACTTTTATGGTTATCCTTGACAGCACCGTCGTCAATGTTGCCATTCCAACACTAGTAGAATACTTTGATGCTTCTCTTCAATCGATTCAATGGTCGGTAACGGCCTATACGCTTGCATTGTCAGCGGTCATCCCGCTAGCCGGCTGGATGTCGGACCAATTTCAAGCCAAACGCGTGTTTCTGGCTTCCATAGGGTTATTCACGATCGGATCTATCCTATGCGCTTTCGCGCAGACAACAGAACAATTGATCTTTTTTCGCGTGCTGCAGGGGATTGGAGGAGGAATGGTCTCGCCTATCGGCATGACCATGGTATACCGTCTTGCGCCACCCCACCAACGAGGTTCGGTGATAGGTATGCTTGGGATTCCGATGCTGCTTGCTCCAGCCCTGGGCCCGGTATTGTCCGGGTGGCTGGTCGAGTATGTAACCTGGCAGTGGATTTTTCTTATTAATCTTCCCATTGGAATAGCGGGAATTGTGGTAGGGCGGAAATGGCTGCCTTCCTTTCCAAGTATGCAGGCCCCTTCTCTGGACATGAAGGGAATGATTCTTGGGCCGCTTGCTTTTTCCATGATTACGTTCGGAGTTAGCGAGGGCGGGGTGAGCTGGACCTCGGCGAGAACGTTAACCGGTCTGGTTATTGGGGGGCTGGCTCTGATTCTCTTCGTGATCTCCTGCTTGCGTCATCAGCAACCGCTGCTGGAGCTGCGCGTTTTCAGGTCTTCGGACTTCACCCGCGGCATTGTCATCTCATGGATTATGCAGACCGCATTGTTTGGGACGGTTCTGTTATTTCCGCTTCTGCTTCAGCAGATGAAAGAATATACGCCGCTGGAGACGGGGCTAATCATGCTGCCGCAGGCACTGGGCTCTATGATCTGTATGCCCATTGCAGGCAAAATTTTTGACAAAGTAGGAGCTCGCCCCCCTCTCCTGGTTGGCATGACGCTGATCACGGGCGCACTGTTCACCATGTCATGCCTTACGCTGGACACCTCGTTAGCGATCATCATGAGCGCGCTGTTTTTACTAGGTTCCGGCATGGGCCTGTCCATGATGGCTTTGAACACTCATGTATTGAATGCAACTCCCCGACACCTTGTCGGCAGAGTTACACCGCTTACCAGCGCTTCTCAGCAAGTCATCTCTTCGTTCGCCATTGCGGGGTTCACCGGATATTTCGCTTCGCGCATGACGGCGAACATGGCCCATACCACCGCAGAAATGAAGATGCTGCAAGCAAGCGCGGCCTCTTTCGGGGAGACGTTTTTTCTGGCTGCGTGTATAGCAGGGGCAGGTTTGATTGCAAGCCTATTTCTCAGAAAACCAAAACAACAAGAGGCCGCTACCAATGAAGGCTAA
- a CDS encoding MBL fold metallo-hydrolase encodes MLLRYFYDEKLAHASYLVGCQATGEAIVIDPARDVVPYVKTAQAEGLTVVAAAETHIHADFVSGARELGEEHGATLYVSGEGGPDWSYAYVNGESGTKIKHWLVRDGERFQVGRLEFEVLHTPGHTPESVSFLLTDRGGGADSPMGIFTGDFVFVGDIGRPDLLEKAVGLAGTAAEGARQMYLSLKRFKQLPDYVQVWPAHGAGSACGKALGAIPSSTVGYEKRFNWALSMEDETAFTAALLAGQPEPPTYFPRMKRVNRDGPALLAQLPGPEWIEGTLSAVANLAEKGAVVIDTRPCKEFASGHVKGTINLPYNRSFTTWAGWLVDDERPLYVMGEADRLPEIVRDMRSIGIDRIAGTIEASALWSGIDAAASDLESYREVAPADIAEQVLGGEVAVVDVRSGAEWEEGRIPGASHILLGTLPKRIREVPAGKPVLVQCRTGARSAIAASILQAHGRVNVMNLQGGIIRWREEGLPVAK; translated from the coding sequence ATGCTGCTGCGCTATTTTTATGATGAGAAGCTGGCCCACGCTTCGTATCTCGTGGGGTGCCAAGCGACGGGGGAAGCGATCGTGATCGATCCTGCCCGCGATGTTGTTCCGTATGTCAAGACGGCTCAGGCCGAAGGCTTGACGGTCGTGGCCGCGGCGGAGACGCATATCCACGCCGACTTCGTATCGGGCGCCCGCGAGCTCGGGGAGGAGCATGGGGCGACACTATATGTGTCGGGCGAAGGCGGACCGGACTGGTCTTATGCTTACGTGAACGGCGAGAGCGGGACAAAGATCAAGCATTGGCTGGTCAGAGACGGAGAGCGGTTCCAGGTGGGCCGGCTCGAGTTCGAGGTGCTGCATACGCCGGGCCATACGCCCGAGAGCGTGTCGTTCCTGCTGACGGACCGAGGCGGGGGCGCCGATAGCCCGATGGGCATATTTACGGGCGATTTCGTCTTCGTCGGCGATATCGGCCGGCCGGATTTGCTGGAGAAGGCAGTGGGCCTGGCAGGCACCGCCGCGGAGGGAGCGCGGCAGATGTACCTCTCCCTGAAGCGCTTCAAGCAGCTGCCTGATTATGTGCAGGTATGGCCCGCCCATGGAGCGGGCAGTGCCTGCGGCAAGGCGCTCGGCGCGATCCCGTCCTCGACGGTCGGTTACGAGAAGCGCTTCAATTGGGCCTTATCCATGGAAGACGAGACAGCCTTCACCGCCGCGTTATTGGCGGGACAGCCCGAGCCTCCAACCTATTTCCCCCGCATGAAGCGAGTGAACCGCGATGGTCCGGCGCTGCTCGCCCAGCTGCCTGGACCGGAATGGATTGAGGGGACACTCTCGGCTGTCGCCAATCTTGCGGAGAAAGGCGCGGTTGTCATTGATACGCGGCCCTGTAAGGAATTTGCGTCCGGACATGTGAAGGGAACGATCAATCTGCCGTATAACCGTTCCTTCACGACATGGGCCGGATGGCTCGTCGATGACGAACGGCCGCTGTATGTGATGGGGGAAGCGGATCGGCTGCCTGAGATTGTCCGCGACATGCGATCCATCGGCATCGACCGGATTGCGGGCACGATCGAGGCTTCCGCGCTGTGGAGCGGCATCGATGCGGCGGCGTCAGACCTGGAATCCTATCGCGAAGTGGCGCCGGCGGATATCGCCGAACAGGTTCTTGGCGGTGAGGTTGCGGTCGTGGACGTGCGCTCTGGGGCGGAATGGGAGGAAGGCCGCATTCCGGGGGCGAGTCATATTCTGCTCGGAACGCTTCCGAAGCGCATTCGTGAGGTGCCAGCCGGCAAGCCGGTGCTTGTCCAATGCAGGACGGGGGCGCGTTCGGCGATTGCGGCCAGCATTTTGCAGGCACATGGACGCGTGAATGTAATGAACCTGCAAGGAGGCATCATCCGATGGCGTGAGGAAGGATTGCCTGTAGCCAAGTAA
- a CDS encoding ABC transporter permease codes for MYRFIRFVMLDTKLLAKSKVFYLKLILLPLALILLLGSLFDHSASFSSTASSREAVHVQKTDLRIPKEVIASGTRPVSAMQYEVAAMTVLFSFLTAFELAHSLVNDKLNHTMARIRSTPTLMLQYCMGKLLGMTLAIAVQMTAVMLGSRLLFHVNWVNSPSILLVTCVYGLALGSLVLCCGLLANNQAAISSFAAPILYGLGFLGGSFFDKDHFPPILKAIQAVTPNGKAINAYLHIFQGGSLTDISSDILMLAGAVAVFFIAALLLAGRKGQ; via the coding sequence TTGTACCGATTCATCCGTTTTGTGATGCTGGATACGAAGCTGTTGGCCAAGTCGAAGGTGTTTTATTTGAAGCTCATTTTGCTCCCGCTCGCTCTCATCTTATTGCTTGGGTCGCTATTCGATCACTCCGCTTCCTTCTCATCCACAGCTTCGTCTAGGGAGGCAGTGCATGTACAGAAGACAGACCTGCGCATTCCGAAGGAAGTCATTGCGAGCGGAACGCGGCCGGTAAGCGCGATGCAGTATGAGGTGGCGGCCATGACGGTCTTATTCTCCTTCCTGACCGCCTTCGAACTCGCTCACAGCTTAGTGAATGACAAGCTGAACCATACGATGGCCAGGATTCGTTCCACTCCCACCTTGATGCTGCAATATTGCATGGGAAAGCTTCTTGGCATGACTCTCGCCATTGCAGTCCAGATGACTGCTGTTATGCTTGGGAGCCGGCTGCTTTTCCATGTGAATTGGGTCAACAGCCCAAGCATACTGCTAGTCACTTGCGTATACGGGCTGGCTCTCGGCTCTCTCGTTCTGTGCTGCGGGTTGCTTGCGAATAATCAGGCTGCGATATCCAGCTTTGCCGCACCGATCTTATATGGCCTCGGTTTCTTGGGAGGCAGTTTTTTCGATAAAGATCATTTTCCGCCCATATTGAAGGCGATTCAGGCCGTCACGCCCAATGGAAAAGCCATTAACGCATACCTGCATATTTTTCAGGGCGGGAGCCTGACCGATATTTCGTCGGATATTTTGATGCTTGCGGGTGCGGTAGCCGTATTTTTCATCGCAGCTCTATTATTGGCAGGCAGGAAGGGGCAATAA
- a CDS encoding NAD(P)/FAD-dependent oxidoreductase, with product MPQQLHYAVAIVGAGSAGLSVAARLLRASAALHGSVVIIDPQAKHYYQPLWTLVGGGVMRKEVTERDQQSLIPKGADWLQEAVAHFRPDENRIVTSTGTVIRYDVLVVAAGIQVDWERIKGLKECIGREGVCSNYDYRYVDSTWRSIREFRGGTAIFTQPNTPIKCGGAPQKIMYLADDAFRRSGIRGKTDIIFASGNASIFAVPKYAAALDKVVERKGITAKYKRNLVEIDSAKREAVFEHVDSKERETLRYDMIHVVPPMSAPSFIRDSPLAGPGGWAEVDKHTMRHVRFANVFALGDCSNLPTSKTGAAIRKQAPVAARNVLNVLGGQPLDASYDGYTSCPLVTGYNRLILAEFDYDLTPRETFPFDQSKERYSMYVLKKDLLPKLYWHGMLKGRM from the coding sequence ATGCCACAGCAACTTCACTATGCCGTCGCCATTGTCGGGGCAGGCAGCGCCGGGTTGTCGGTTGCGGCCCGTTTGCTGCGTGCATCGGCAGCGCTGCACGGCTCCGTCGTGATCATCGATCCGCAAGCCAAGCATTACTATCAACCCTTGTGGACGCTCGTCGGCGGCGGAGTCATGCGCAAGGAGGTGACGGAGCGCGATCAGCAATCGCTCATCCCGAAGGGAGCCGACTGGCTTCAGGAAGCGGTCGCACATTTCCGCCCGGACGAGAATCGTATCGTTACAAGCACAGGCACCGTTATCCGGTACGATGTGCTTGTCGTCGCGGCGGGCATCCAGGTCGATTGGGAGCGTATTAAGGGGCTGAAGGAATGCATCGGGCGCGAAGGCGTGTGCAGCAACTATGATTACCGCTATGTGGACAGCACTTGGCGATCGATCCGGGAGTTCCGCGGCGGAACCGCGATTTTCACGCAGCCGAATACGCCTATCAAGTGCGGGGGCGCTCCCCAGAAAATCATGTATTTGGCCGATGACGCATTCCGGCGATCGGGTATCAGGGGGAAGACCGACATTATCTTCGCATCCGGCAATGCGTCGATCTTTGCCGTGCCGAAGTATGCTGCGGCGCTCGACAAGGTGGTGGAACGCAAGGGCATCACGGCCAAATACAAGCGCAATCTGGTGGAGATTGACTCCGCCAAGCGGGAAGCGGTCTTCGAGCATGTGGACTCGAAGGAGCGGGAGACGCTCCGGTACGATATGATTCATGTCGTGCCTCCGATGTCTGCCCCGTCCTTCATACGGGACAGTCCGCTTGCCGGACCGGGCGGATGGGCCGAGGTCGACAAGCATACGATGCGGCATGTCCGGTTCGCGAACGTGTTCGCTTTGGGCGATTGCAGCAATCTGCCAACCTCCAAGACAGGCGCGGCCATTCGCAAGCAAGCCCCTGTGGCGGCACGCAATGTGTTGAACGTGCTGGGGGGGCAGCCGCTGGATGCAAGCTACGACGGGTATACCTCCTGCCCGCTCGTAACGGGCTACAACCGGCTCATTTTGGCGGAGTTCGATTATGATCTGACGCCGCGGGAGACGTTCCCGTTCGACCAATCGAAGGAGCGCTACAGCATGTATGTGCTGAAGAAGGATCTGCTCCCGAAGCTGTATTGGCACGGCATGCTGAAGGGACGCATGTAG
- a CDS encoding response regulator has product MKVMIADDQEIVREGLKMILSLYEEVSVIGEVPNGKVLLEQLEVMTPDVILMDIRMPVMDGITAAQLVKERHPEVKVIILTTFNEDEYIIQGLKNGVEGYILKDSGSADILNAIKTVYAGSVLLNPKVTERMVEAISSGRDNAMPSRQEAAVPDKLGLLTPRETEVARHILSGSSNKEIAQALFVTEGTVKNYVSRILDKLECRNRTELVLYLSKPGRFYRA; this is encoded by the coding sequence ATCAAGGTAATGATTGCAGATGACCAGGAAATCGTCCGGGAAGGGCTTAAAATGATATTGAGCCTGTATGAGGAGGTCTCGGTCATCGGTGAAGTGCCAAACGGCAAGGTGCTGTTGGAACAGCTTGAAGTGATGACTCCTGATGTGATTCTGATGGACATCAGGATGCCGGTGATGGACGGAATAACGGCTGCCCAATTGGTGAAGGAGCGGCATCCGGAGGTCAAGGTTATCATTCTGACCACCTTTAATGAAGATGAATATATTATCCAGGGTTTGAAGAACGGGGTGGAAGGATATATTTTAAAAGATTCCGGTTCTGCCGACATTTTAAACGCCATTAAAACGGTATATGCCGGCAGCGTGCTTCTCAATCCGAAGGTGACCGAGCGCATGGTAGAGGCCATATCCTCCGGACGGGACAACGCCATGCCGTCTCGTCAAGAGGCTGCCGTGCCGGACAAGCTGGGCCTGCTTACCCCGAGAGAGACGGAAGTCGCCCGCCATATCCTGTCCGGCAGCAGCAATAAAGAAATCGCGCAAGCGTTGTTCGTCACCGAGGGAACGGTCAAAAATTATGTATCCCGAATTCTGGATAAGCTCGAATGCAGGAACCGGACGGAGCTCGTTCTCTATTTGAGCAAGCCGGGCCGCTTCTACCGCGCGTAG
- a CDS encoding sensor histidine kinase has protein sequence MTSLFASPKKRVFILLMFKGLVLLSVMNHAIRMKETDGAFGMIWWGAVALLAANDYVRGRWLLAQAHPRGFDMSVTISIALLGWLNLMTPDSGILACLQLILIELLIFSARVSYILAGLHLISYVLPSLLQHPAANDLGNQMVNFAGFLIVGLLFRSIINEKIKTENLYKELQEANAALQIYSSAVEELTIAKERTRIAQELHDSIGHALVALSMNLEYARQAIDSKPDKTKEVLVTALSLSRDGMAQLRKAVHTLNHTLAAEHLRRSLTGLFSKLEQTQQLTFRLEMDDEIEEENPHVKECLFKTVREAITNGIRHGGATLFAIRICYKESGIRMQIHNNGLESGPVAKSNGLLGMERRIAALGGQLQLSSDKGFTIYVRLPPQPEQAWGSRGQHA, from the coding sequence ATGACATCGTTGTTTGCCTCGCCGAAGAAGAGAGTTTTTATTCTCCTGATGTTCAAAGGTCTCGTGCTGCTGTCTGTTATGAATCATGCGATCCGTATGAAAGAAACGGATGGCGCATTTGGAATGATATGGTGGGGAGCTGTTGCGCTGCTAGCCGCCAATGACTATGTACGGGGACGCTGGTTGTTAGCCCAGGCTCATCCACGGGGCTTCGATATGTCGGTAACGATCAGTATCGCTCTGCTCGGATGGTTGAACTTGATGACTCCAGACTCCGGTATATTGGCATGTTTACAACTGATACTGATTGAGCTGTTAATTTTCAGTGCCCGTGTATCCTATATCCTGGCAGGTCTTCATCTGATCAGCTATGTGCTGCCGAGTCTGCTGCAGCATCCTGCGGCAAATGATCTTGGTAATCAAATGGTAAACTTTGCCGGATTTCTTATCGTGGGGTTGCTGTTCAGAAGCATCATAAATGAGAAAATCAAAACGGAAAACCTGTATAAGGAGCTGCAGGAAGCCAATGCCGCGCTGCAGATCTATTCGTCTGCCGTTGAAGAGCTGACCATTGCCAAGGAACGGACCAGAATTGCCCAGGAATTGCATGATTCCATCGGGCACGCTCTCGTTGCCTTAAGCATGAACCTGGAATATGCACGCCAAGCCATCGACTCCAAGCCGGACAAGACGAAGGAGGTCCTTGTTACAGCCCTTTCCCTCTCAAGGGACGGCATGGCCCAATTGCGAAAAGCGGTTCATACGTTGAATCACACGCTTGCTGCCGAACATCTCCGCCGCTCCTTGACCGGATTGTTTTCCAAATTGGAACAAACCCAACAGCTGACCTTCCGCCTGGAAATGGATGACGAGATAGAAGAGGAGAATCCCCATGTTAAGGAGTGCCTGTTCAAAACGGTCAGGGAGGCGATCACGAACGGGATTCGGCATGGCGGGGCGACCTTGTTCGCGATTCGCATCTGTTACAAGGAGTCGGGAATTCGCATGCAGATTCATAACAACGGTCTGGAAAGCGGACCGGTGGCCAAGTCGAACGGTCTATTGGGGATGGAACGGCGAATTGCCGCTCTCGGAGGACAGCTGCAGTTGAGTTCCGACAAGGGATTTACCATTTATGTCCGGCTTCCTCCGCAGCCTGAGCAGGCTTGGGGAAGCAGAGGGCAGCATGCATGA
- a CDS encoding MBL fold metallo-hydrolase, whose product MEISNGVHMLELDFQGTTINPTLLWDQEMAVLIDTGFPGQIEDLRLSMKKAGVSLDKVKAVILTHQDIDHIGSLPEILRECGSNVQVYAHELDQPYIQGELPLLKDGHIKNPPKGRVDQPLIDGQELAFCGGIRVIHTPGHTPGHISLYLRKSKTLVAGDSMYSVNGRLGGIHEPTTLDIEEARLSLKKYLDLNIESVICYHGGLSKGRINDQIRIL is encoded by the coding sequence ATGGAAATTTCGAATGGAGTTCACATGCTTGAGTTGGACTTTCAGGGGACTACAATCAACCCAACCCTTTTGTGGGATCAAGAAATGGCCGTGTTAATAGACACCGGATTCCCAGGACAAATAGAAGATTTAAGATTGTCCATGAAGAAGGCCGGAGTGTCACTCGACAAGGTAAAAGCTGTGATCTTGACCCATCAGGATATCGATCATATAGGAAGTCTACCTGAGATTTTGCGGGAGTGTGGCAGTAACGTTCAGGTGTACGCCCACGAACTGGATCAACCTTATATTCAAGGGGAACTGCCTCTTCTAAAAGACGGACATATTAAAAATCCCCCCAAGGGCAGGGTGGACCAACCCTTAATCGATGGTCAGGAACTTGCGTTTTGCGGCGGAATTCGAGTCATCCACACTCCTGGGCACACTCCCGGTCATATCAGCCTATATTTGAGAAAAAGTAAAACTCTCGTTGCTGGGGATTCGATGTATAGTGTAAACGGAAGACTTGGAGGAATCCATGAGCCAACTACACTCGATATAGAGGAAGCTCGACTCTCATTGAAAAAATATCTGGATCTTAACATTGAATCCGTAATATGTTATCACGGAGGACTAAGCAAGGGAAGAATTAATGATCAAATTCGAATATTATAG